Proteins encoded by one window of Rhodamnia argentea isolate NSW1041297 chromosome 6, ASM2092103v1, whole genome shotgun sequence:
- the LOC115744824 gene encoding photosystem I reaction center subunit II, chloroplastic-like, with product MAMATQASLFTRTLAAPKPGVDRVIPPWKQSASSLAFTATPKAAKSSPRTGIRAAAAEGKAEAPTKEEAPVGFTPPQLDPNTPSPIFGGSTGGLLRKAQVEEFYVITWESPKEQIFEMPTGGAAIMRQGPNLLKLARKEQCLALGTRLRSKYKIKYQFYRVFPNGEVQYLHPKDGVYPEKVNPGRQGVGVNFRSIGKNVSPIEVKFTGKQPYDL from the exons ATGGCCATGGCAACTCAAGCTTCTCTCTTCACCCGAACCCTCGCCGCCCCGAAGCCCGGCGTCGACCGCGTGATCCCGCCGTGGAAGCAATCGGCGTCCTCCTTGGCCTTCACCGCCACTCCTAAGGCTGCCAAGTCCTCGCCGAGGACCGGCATCAGGGCAGCCGCCGCAGAGGGCAAAGCCGAGGCCCCGACCAAGGAGGAGGCACCCGTCGGGTTCACGCCGCCACAGTTGGACCCCAACACCCCGTCCCCGATCTTCGGCGGCAGCACCGGCGGCCTATTGCGCAAGGCTCAG GTCGAAGAGTTCTACGTGATCACCTGGGAGTCGCCGAAGGAGCAGATCTTCGAGATGCCGACCGGAGGGGCGGCTATCATGAGGCAAGGCCCCAACCTGCTCAAGCTAGCTAGGAAAGAGCAGTGCTTGGCGCTCGGAACCCGACTGAGGTCCAAGTACAAGATCAAGTACCAATTCTACCGGGTCTTCCCCAACGGCGAGGTCCAGTACTTGCACCCCAAGGACGGCGTCTACCCGGAGAAGGTGAACCCGGGCCGTCAAGGGGTCGGCGTGAACTTCAGATCGATCGGGAAGAACGTCAGCCCCATCGAGGTCAAGTTCACCGGAAAGCAACCCTATGATTTGTGA